GGCTCCTTTTGACTTTACACTAGCCGCAGAAAAGGCTACTCCGGCGGTAGTGCATATTACCTCTCGCCAGGAAGCCCAGGCTTATAACGGGCAGCAACAGCAAATTCCTGAGATATTCAGAGATTTCTTTGGCGACAGGCTACCCCAGCAGGGACAACGCCAGCCCCGTTTAGGCTCTGGCTCCGGGGTTATCATCAGCGATGATGGATATATTATTACTAATAACCACGTAGTAGCCGATGCAGATGAGCTTACCGTAATGCTGGTAGATAACAGAAGCTATACTGCCTCCGTTATCGGTACTGACCCATCTACTGATCTGGCTTTAATTAAAATTGACGAAGAAGAACTGCCTTACCTTAAGTTTGCCAATTCTGATGAGGTAAAAGTAGGACAATGGGTAGCCGCTATCGGTAATCCCTTCAGAGATCTGAACTCTACCGTAACTGCCGGTATCATTAGCGCTACCGGACGTAACATTAACATTCTGCGTGACCAGCAATATGCTATTGAGTCTTTTATTCAGACAGATGCTGCCGTAAACCCTGGTAACAGTGGTGGTGCTCTAGTCAATCCTGATGGAGATCTGGTAGGCATCAACTCTGCTATTGCCAGTCCTACGGGTGCTTATGCCGGATATGCTTTTGCCGTACCTTCTAACATTGCCGCCAAGGTAGTGAGCGACCTTAAAGAGTTTGGTACTGTACAGAGAGGCTTTTTGGGCGTAAGTATACAGGAGGTAAACGCCGCTATGGCCGAAGAGTACGACCTAAACACCAACCAGGGGGTATATGTAGCTGAATTGGTAGAGTCTGGTTCTGCCGCTGCCGCTGGTATTGAAAAAGGTGATGTAATTGTACAGGTAGACAACAAGAAAATTACGCAAACCTCTGACCTTTTATCTTATGTAGGTAGAAAACGTCCGGGTGATGAGGTAAATGTAGTAGTATTGAGAGATGGCAGCCGTAAAGAGTACACCATGAAGCTAAAAACTCTGGAAGGTACTACAGAAGTAGCTTCACGCTCCAGAGTAGAGGCTTTTGAAGACCTTGGGGCTGAGTTTCAGGCACTAAGTGAGGAAGAAGCTGCCGAGCTAAATATTGAAGGTGGGGTAAAAGTAAATCGTACCTTTGCCGGTAAGCTAAGACAGCAGGGTATTCGCAGCGGTTTTGTGATCACTTCTATCGCAGGTAAGCCCGTAAGAGATATAGATGACCTGAGAGAGGTGGTAGAAAACGAAAGAGGTGGTGTGCTGGTAGAAGGTATCTACCCAGACAGCCCTAAAGAAAAGCAATACTATGGCTTACCACTATAATGTAGGCCACTAAACATAAGAAAGCCTCCAACTTCAGTAGTTGGAGGCTTTTTTTTGTATCATTATTTTATACTATACTACTCTTCTCCCTGCTGATCCAACTGCTCGGAACGAGTTTCTATCACATTTCTGAACTCAGGCAGGTCGTTCTTTACTACATTCCAGATCTGGCGGTGGTCTACCTCCCAGGCCTCATCAAACTTGGCACGTTTCAGGGCATTCAGCACATTATAATCCACAGAGGTAAAGTTTTCTTTAAACTCATCTGACAGTAAGTCGGCGGCCTCACCTATCTGTTGCAGGTTAGTCGCTACAGACTGACGTATACTTTCTTCACGAGAAAACTGATCGTACTCCATAGAGCCGATGTAAGCGTCTATTTCGTTAATCATAGTGCTAATATTGCTTAGATGTACTTGATCTTCTTCTTTCATATTAAAAAATGTTTTGGTTAGATTAAAAAAACACGTTCGGCGGTAAGATGTTTACTGTCCGCCCGCTCCGTTCTCGTATCCTTCGTCTATCAGTAGGTTATCGCCATCGGCACAGGCCACAGCCAGCTCGTCGCAACGCTCGTTTTCGGGTATACCGGAGTGCCCTTTGATCCAGCTAATCTCTACATCATGCTTGTTAAATAGCGGGATGAGGCGCTTCCAGAGGTCGGCGTTCTTTTTGTCTTTAAAATTTTTCTTCTGCCAGTTCCATACCCAGCCCTTATTAATAGCATCTACTACATATTGGGAGTCCGAAAAGATTTTGACCTTCATGCCCGGCTTTTTCAGGGCTTCCAGCCCTACGATTACGGCCAGCAGTTCCATACGGTTGTTCGTCGTCTTGCGGTAGCCCGCCGCGAGTTCTTTTCGGTGTTGTTTGTAAAGAAGAACAGTGCCATAGCCTCCCCTACCGGGATTTCCCCTTGCCGCACCGTCTGTAAACATTGTAATCATTAGGTAAACTGGTTTTTCACAAGTTTAATAGCTATGGACAACAATATGATGCCAAAGATTTTTCTTAAAATATTAAATCCAGCCTTACCCAATTTTAGTTCTAACCAGGCGGAGGACTTTAAAACTACAAATACTAATATAAGATTTATTACTATACCCAGAAGTATGTTGGGATAGGTGTAAGCAGCGCGGAGCGAGATCAGGGTTGTCATGGTACCTGCACCGGCCAGCAGCGGAAATGCCAGCGGAACAATGGAGTGGCTCCCTCCTTCTTCGCTGCTTTCGGGTTTAAAAATCTCAATACCCAGCACCATCTCCATGCCAATAAGGAACATAACGATAGCTCCCGCGATAGCAAAGGAAGCTACGTCTACTCCAAACAGGGCAAGGATAGACTCTCCCAAAAAGAGGAAGGTGATCATGATAAAACCCGCGACCAGCGTAGCTTTGCCCGACTGTATGTGGCCGTGCTTTTTTCTGAGCTCAATGATGATGGGAATACTCCCCAGAATATCAATTACTGAAAATAGAATTAGTGTAACAGACACAAGGTCTTTCCAATAAATCATGCCAATAGGTTAATGTCTTGAATGCAATGCTAGTGAAAAAAATTAAAAAGACTGAATGAAGCCTATGAGCTTTTCTATCTCCCACTCTTCTATGGCCGGAAAGTTAGCGATACGCAGGCTATTTTTTTTCCACTGACCGTAACCGTTTCCAAAAACCAAACCCTTTTTTCTGCTTTCTGTTCGTAATTTATCAATGGTAGCTTCATCGCTCTGGAAAGGCAACACGGTTAGGGAGCGCACCTCTTCATTATCTACTAAAAGATTAACCGGCTCAAAGGCCTGAAGCACTTTCAGCCAACGTACATATCGTTTTCTGAGCAGGGCTTCGGTTTCGGCTATATCCGGGCGAGCTTCCATCACCCTCATGAGCAGATAGATGTTGAGCACATTAGGAGTATAAGTAGTTTGCCACTTGTCCATCATCTGCTGCATATAGAGCAGACTGTTGTAGTGTGCTTTTTCATTTACGGCTGCGGCTTGCTCCAGCGCCTGCGGGGAGCATAGCAGTATAGCCATACCGGCAGGCAGCCCAAAGCACTTTTGCACAGAAGCATACCAGACATCTGCCTGCGTAAAGTCCAGCTCTACCCCTGCCATAGAAGAGGTAGCATCTACGGCCAGCAACTTTTGCGGATACTTCTGCCTGAAAGCCGCAATCTGCTCCATATTCAGGGCTGTGCCATTAGATGTCTCATTATGTGTAAGGGCAATCAGCTCCGTATCTTCAGCTACATTTACAAGATCTACATCCAGCAGCTCATTAATATCAAAGGTATGGGCACTGGCATGGGGTTGTAGCTTTTGTGCGTAGCTAAACCACTTTTCGCCAAAAGCTCCATTGTACACATGAAAAGAAGACTGCCTTACCAGACTCTGGCTGATAATCTCCCAGCACTCAGTAGCAGAAGAAGCAAAGAACACACTATAGTTATCGGGAATATGAAGCTTGGTCTTAAGCAGCGTAATGGCTGCAGAAGACACCGCCACAAACTCATGGCTACGATGGTTAGCGCTTAACAACCCCTGCTCGTAGGCTTCTCGCACATAAGTAGGCACTTCAGGATATACTTTGGAGGGGCCAGGGTAAAACGATACTACTTTCATGAGTCTTGTTCTGTAAACGAGGATACCGCCAGCTGATAACCTTGTAGTCCGAAGCCTACAATAATACCTTTACAGTTTTTGCTCAGGTAGCTATGGTGGCGAAAAGGTTCACGAGCATGCACATTGGAGATATGCACCTCAATCACTGGGGTCTCTATAGCGGCAATAGCATCTCCGAGAGCTACGGAGGTATGTGTATAGGCACCGGCATTGAGCACAATACCATCATAGCTAAAGCCCACTTCATGAAGCTTGTCAATCAACTCTCCTTCGTGGTTAGACTGGTAATATTCCAGCTCCTGACCTTTAAAACGAGATTGTAAGTCTTCAAAATAGGCTTCAAAGGAGGTTGCTCCGTATATTCCCGGCTCTCTTTTTCCCAACAGGTTGAGATTGGGACCGTTGATTATCAGGATTTTCATAGATATCGCTGTAAGTTTATGGCTTGGTTTCGTTGATACCGTAAAGTTAGAAATTGTAGTTAATTTGCCGGAATTAAAGCGAGCTAATTAGCATTTCTTTAGAGGTAAATGGATGTGTGAAGTACCGCTATTTTTAAACTAGCACAAATGGAGTAAATTGAGGTATGGCTAAACATAAAGAATGGGAAACCTATATAGGAGAGTTTGAGGACTACCTCAAGCTGGAGCGCTCTTTATCAGAAAACTCTCGCAAGGCCTATATCAGCGACATTGATAAACTACAACAGTTTGTAGAATTATCTGAGTGGGATCTGTCACCTCTGGAAATAGAGCAGGAGCATCTAGAAAAAATGCTGGAGCACGTATGTGATCTGGGCCTGAGCGTAGCCAGTCAGGCGCGTATTCTTGCCGGTATTAAAGCTTTTTATAAGTTTTTGCTCTTTCAGGACCTGATTATAGAGGACCCTTCGGTATTGTTGGAAGGCCCTAAACAAAACCGTAAGCTACCGGATACCCTTAACTATTATGAAATAGAAAGCATACTGGAGGCTATAGACCTCTCCACCCCGGAAGGCCTGAGAAACAGGGCGATACTGGAAACGCTCTATAGCTCTGGCCTCAGGGTTACCGAACTTACCGAGCTTAAGATGAACAACATCATCGCAGATATAGGTTTTCTGCGCATTTTGGGTAAGGGTAGTAAGGAAAGGATAGTACCAATTGGCAAAGATGCCCTAAAATATATCAAACAATATATACAAGAAGTACGGCTGCATTTGGAAATTGAGCCCGGACATGAGAATTTTGTTTTCTTAAACAGAAGAGGCAAGAAGCTGAGCAGAGTGATGATCTTTTATATCATCAAAGATGCAGCTCTGTTAGCCGGTATTAGCAAAAAGGTAAGTCCACACACTTTCAGGCACTCTTTCGCGACCCACCTGATTGAAGGGGGGGCGGATTTGCGTGCTGTACAGGATATGCTGGGGCACGTATCTATTACCACTACAGAGATTTATACCCACCTGGACAGAGACTATCTGAAACAGGTGATTATTGACTGCCACCCTCGCTCGCGCAGGCCTATTGCTGATGACCGACTAAATTCATAAAACAAAAACGAGTGTACAAACAACTGCTTAGACCTTTACTATTTCAGATGTCGCCTGAAGATGCGCATCACTTTACTACTAGCATGCTGCGCAGGCTCTACCATAGCCCTGGAGGAGAAGCCCTGCTCCGCAAAATGTATGACTGGGAAGATAATAAGCTGGAACGCAAACTCTTTGGCCTGACTTTCAAAAACCCTGTGGGCCTTGCGGCAGGTTTTGACAAGAACGCTGAAATGGTAGATGAGATGGCAGCTCTTGGCTTTGGCTTTGTAGAGATCGGTACGCTAACACCACGCCCTCAGGAGGGCAATCCTAAACCCAGACTCTTTCGCCTGTCTAAAGACGAAAGCCTGGTCAACCGCATGGGGTTCAATAATGAAGGAGTGGATGCTGCAGTAGAACGCCTGCGTAAGCGCCAATCCAACATTATCGTGGGAGGTAATATCGGTAAGAACAAAGTAACTCCCAATGCACAGGCAGAAGAAGATTATGAATACTGCTTTAATGCCCTGCACGAAGTTGTAGATTATTTTACAGTAAATGTCAGCTCTCCAAATACGCCTGACTTGCGAGAATTGCAGGAAAAAGACCCCCTTAAACACCTGCTACAGCACCTGATTGATTTAAATCAACAGAAAGCCCAGCCTAAGCCCATACTACTTAAGATAGCTCCCGACCTCAGCAATCATCAGCTGGATGATATTGTTGAGATTTGCCTTGAACTCAACATGGATGGCCTCATTGCCAATAATACCACTATTGAGCGCGAAGGCCTGCTTACGCCCAAAAGTAAGGTAAAAGCGATAGGCGCAGGCGGACTTAGTGGCCGTGCCGTTCGCAAAAGGTCTACAGAGGTGATTCGTTATTTGAATCAGCAACTGGGAGGGCAGATTCCTATTATTGGAGTGGGTGGCATTGCTTCTGCTAAAGATGCGCTGGAAAAGCTGGATGCAGGGGCCAGCCTGATTCAGCTTTATACCGGTTTTGTATACGAAGGGCCAACGGTACTAAAAAAGATCAAGCAGGCTATTGCCAGTCGCCCCGCATTAGAAAGCATTGAACGTTAAATTTTTATGTTTATCTTTTTTCAGCCAGACATAACGGAGGGCGCACACTATCTGGACAGAGAGGAGTCTAAGCACTGTGTAAAAGTATTGCGCAAGCAAAGCGGTGACAGCATTCGTATTGCTGATGGCAAAGGATCTTTCTACGAAGCTGTTATCAGTGAGGCCCATGATAAAAAATGTACTTTTGAGGTAAGGCAAAAAGACCATCAGCCGAAGGATAACTTCCATATCCATATCGCCCTCTCTCCTACTAAAAATATAGATCGTACCGAGTGGTTTGTAGAAAAGGCCATAGAGATTGGTGTGCACAAAATTAGCTTTCTGCTTTGCGAGCACTCCGAAAGAAAAGTGCTGAAGTCTGAGCGTCTGGAACGCAAGGCCATCAGTGCTATGAAGCAATCGCAACACGCTTACCTGGCTGATATACAGCCCCTCATCAGTTTTGATGATTTTGTGAAGGCTGAAGCTGAAGGCAGCCAAAAATTTATTGCCTATCTGGGAGAAGAACCCAGCCCACAGTTGGTGCATGCGGCACAGCCCGCAAAAAGCTATACAGTGCTCATTGGGCCAGAAGGAGATTTCAGCCCTAAGGAGGTAGATAACGCTTTTAATGCCGGTTTTGAAGCCGTAAGCTTGGGAAACAGCAGGCTAAGAACAGAAACTGCGGGTATAGCCGCCTGCCACAGTCTGCAATTGCTTCAGTTCCTTTAAGCTTAAACTAACAAACAAAAAATCACTCGCATGTTCACGAGTGATTTTACTTTGATCAAGTTTTGCTTATTTCCCTTTAAACTGCGGCTGCCTTTTTTCCTGAAATGCTTTTAACCCTTCCAGGTGGTCTGCCGTCGCCGCTGCTTTATCCTGAAAAACGGCTTCAAGCTCCAGCGTATCTTCCAGGCTCATATTCGCTGACTGATGGAACATTTGTTTGATCAGCCCTACTGTTTTGGTAGGCGCTTTAAGGTAGCCCTCTGCATAGGTTCTTACAGCTCTATCCAACGACTCCTCAGACACCACCCTATTTACCATTCCCAATTCCAATGCTACTGCCGACTGCACCTGTGTACCTAGCGTAGCGAGTTCAAAAGCTTTGAGACTACCAATCATACGGGGCAAAAAGAAAGTAGAGCCTGAGTCCATCACCAGTCCAATACCTACAAACAATTCGGAAAAGATAGAATCTTCAGAGGCCACCAGCACATCGCAGGCCAGTGCCAATGAGCAGCCGGCTCCGGCAGCCACTCCCTGAACCTTGGCAATAATTGGCTTGGGCATTTGTCGCATTTGCAGGATGAGTGGATTGTAAAATTTTCTGATAGCATCGCTGTAAGCCTTTCCTTCCAGCTCCTGCTGAGCAGCTTTAAGATCTTGTCCAGAACAGAAAGCTTTGCCAGCCCCCGCCAACACTACTACTCTTACATCCTCACTTTTCTCGGCCTGCTGGAATGCCTGTAGTAGTTCTTCTTTCATGCCATCGTTTAGGGCATTGTACACTTTGGGGCGGTTCATGGTGATAGTTGCTATCCCCGCCTCTTCTTCATAAATAATATATTGATACATACTCATTTGATTGTGCTTAAAGTTAAAGAAGAGTATACAGTAAAATGCTTAAAAAAACCATTGTGTACTATGACATTTTTTCTAATTTTGTGCTCCCCAACGCGCACGTGGTGGAATTGGTAGACACGCTGTCTTGAGGGGGCAGTGCCTTAACTGGCGTGGAAGTTCGAATCTTCTCGTGCGCACTAACTTGTTAATTTATAGCCCGAAGAGCTCTTTTTCGGGCTTTTTCTTTCCCCAAATCTTAGCCCGAAGCAGTGACCAGTGACCCTTTCAGTGACCTCACTATCTATTAGTGACCAATTTTTGGGGCAGTATGAGAGAAATCAATCTATTATGAAACTCCTTTATGTCGTTCGCAAGGCGAAGGCGAAGAGGACGGGATTGGCGCCGATATATGCCAGGCTTCAAATGAAAAGCCAAAAGACAGTAGAATTTTCTACAGGTATATTCATTTTACCTGAACAGTGGGATTCTCGTGGAAACGGTAAAGTGCAAGGCGAAGATCGTTTAGCTGATGTGTATAATAACAAACTCATTGACATTAGAGCGGAGATCATTAGTATCCACAGTGACTTAGAACGCCGTGGTAAACGATCTACTCCAGCCATTGTAAAGGGAATCTTTACAGGCGAGCTAAAAGAAAGAGCTACTCTAGTGCATGCAATGCACAAATACATCCAGAATCGCTCTTACGAACCCGAACTTTCCAAAAGTACAGTAAGTAATTTCAGAAGACAGATGAAAAACGTTCATCATTTTTTAGTCTTTCAAAAGGACCTTCAATTGTTATGTTCTGATGTAAATGTTCGCACACTTGCTAATTTAGATAATTACCTCAGAGGTGAAAGAAAGTTTAAACAGGTATACTGTAATAGGATTATAGGTTTTGTTAAAACCGTTGTGGATTTCGCGGTACTTCAGGAATGGATAGAATATAATCCTTTAAACAGCTATAAGTATAGAAGAGCTGAACGTAAAAAGAAGGTTTATTTAACTCAAAATGAGCTTCAAAAACTAGTAAGTCATAAGTTTGCCAGTTGGAGGCTGGCACAAGTAGCTGAATTATTCACCTTTCAATGCTATACTGGTTTAAGTTATGCCGAACTCATACGATTTGATCCCTCATGGATTAAAATTGGTGTGGATGGCAAGGAATGGATATTCACCGACAGAAAGAAAGTACATGGTGCACAGTGTGAAATCCCTTTATTCACCACAGCCAAAAAAATCCTGGAAAAATGGAAATACACTGTTCCAATCTTAGACAACCAACAATATAATCGTTATCTCAAAGAGGTAGCTTTCATTGTAGGTATTGACAAACACCTAACTACACATGTTGGTCGTAAAACTTTCGGAAATGTCTTACAGGAAAATGGAGTCAGTATAGAAAGTATCTCTGGCATGTATGGCCATGCTGATACTCGCATGACAAGAAGTTATTATGTAGATGTATCAGCAGTAAAAGTGGCAAAGGAAACAGAAGCTATTAGAAATTTATAAAAAACAGTGTTAATCACATAAGGGAGTAGCAAGCGATCTACTCCCTTCTTTTTTATCAAAAGGTAAATTATTATTTACCTTTTTTTTGTTAAATTTACGTGAATGAAGTGTTCAGAATTATTTAGAATTCTTAAGAAGGACGGATGGTACCCAATATCTCAGAAAGGTTCTCATGTAAAAATAAAACATTCTATAAAAGAGGGAATTATCGTTTTTCCTAATCATGGAAGCCAGGAGATGGGTAAAGGATTAGCGGACGTCGCACGGAAAAGAAAATCTTAAAAGACGCCGGATTAAAATGAAAAAGTTAAGAAAAAAAATACCGATAGTAGTAGAAAAAACCAATACGGGATTTTCTGCCTATGCTAAAGACTATCCTATTTATACTACGGGAAAGTCGGTAGCTGATTTGTTAGGTAATACTGTTGAGGCGGTGAACTTTTACTTTGAGGAAGAAGGGTATATTGCAGATGCTTCAAATATACAATTTGAGATTGACTGGCAGCACTTTTTTCAGGAGTACAAAATCATCAACGCTAACCTGCTTGCCCAACGTATTGGCGTAAATGCCTCATTACTTTCTCAGTATGCTAAAGGCAAAAAAACACCTTCACCCAAACAACAAAGAAAAATTTTAGATGGCATCCACCAAATCGGACAGGAATTAGCTGAGATGAATCTTATACTAAGATGAAAATTGAAGTAGAAGAAGTGCCTTCAAGGCTTCTTAAAAAGGTATGTTTATTTTTAAAGTTGTGTGGCATAACATATGATCCAAAAGAAGTATAAAAGGGCAATTGATGGTGGTGTAATTGAAATTCCATTGTGGGGGAATTTTGGATTTGTATATGCTAAACACATTGATGGGACTAAGCATGAAGAACTTGGGCGGTTATTAAGTATAATCAAAGTATATAATTTTATATCACCCCAACCCCTAGATGACATTACAATCTTAAAAACAAAAGAATATTTATATACTGGCATTTTAGTGGCTGGATTGCCCCCTACAATTACTAAAGGCTATTGGAAAGTGATAGGAAAAGCAGAGTTAACACTCCATGATATTCAGCCATTAATATTTAAAAAAAGGGCTTCTCCAAATGAAAGATGGAAATTGACCATAAATGGTGATAGAGAAATTAAATCTAATGATGAAGTAATCTGGGATCAATATGAAGAATACAAATATAGAGGAACGGGTAACATTGAATTAAGACTTACTTTGAAATTTATGGAATTAGAAAATGTAGATCCGTCCAATTACCTTGATCTAAAGGACGAAAGAATTAAATGGATGTTGAATTAAAGCGCCACACAACAAAGGCATAGCCTATGGTCCAACCAATCAGCCTTGCAAATGGCTAGGATAACCGCTACAGCACTTAGAATAAAAAAATGATAATTGTAGGATTAATTAAATTTTTGATCGGATTCATAGGCTTAGCAATAACTTTTGTATTTCTAGTAATTGCTGCTATAAGAAGAAGCTCTCAAAAACTGAAAAAAGCAGGAATAGCTTTTTTTTCTACTACGGCAGTTATCATAATTATTTCTTTGGTTGAATTAATGTTCTACCCAGTTAATCCAAAAAACGATAAACTAGTGTTTACTGCATTTCGGGAAGCCCCAATAGGAGCTTATTGGCTCGGGCTTTATTCCGATTCAACATGGGAAATGGGCAATTCTTCCAGAGAAATTGAAATCTCTGGAATTTATAGAATCAATGGAGACACCGTTGAATTAAAAGCTACCTCAGAAAAAGGTTTTTATAATGGCGATACCTTAAATTTTTTTCTTATTCAGGGAAAAGACTTAATAGAAATTGAAAATACCGGGATAAAAGGATTAAAAATCACAATGAACAAAATTAATTGAAACGGGCTGTAGCAGTAGAGTCTAGAACCTATCGCGTAAGCACCACAACACCAGCAGGCACTAATGTAAAAATCCCCCAGGTGATCCAGAACCATTTTCTTTCCTGTTTATTTCTAAAAACATAGCGAGTCCGGTACCTGATCTTCTTTTCCTGAGTTCCAGTTTCATCCAGATATTCATCATACTTCACCTTGTAGTCTTGGAGAGACTCTTCGGTACGAATCAATTCTATTTGGTTATTCAACAGCTTGTTTTGTAGGAGATCTGCTTTTTGGTAAAGCTGGTCCAGCTGAGCTATCTGAAATCTTAATTCAGCAAAAAGGCTGTCATTCTGCTGCTGCAGGGCGGCAAATCTACTTTT
This window of the Porifericola rhodea genome carries:
- a CDS encoding Imm26 family immunity protein, which produces MIQKKYKRAIDGGVIEIPLWGNFGFVYAKHIDGTKHEELGRLLSIIKVYNFISPQPLDDITILKTKEYLYTGILVAGLPPTITKGYWKVIGKAELTLHDIQPLIFKKRASPNERWKLTINGDREIKSNDEVIWDQYEEYKYRGTGNIELRLTLKFMELENVDPSNYLDLKDERIKWMLN